In Leptodactylus fuscus isolate aLepFus1 chromosome 2, aLepFus1.hap2, whole genome shotgun sequence, one genomic interval encodes:
- the TMEM131 gene encoding transmembrane protein 131 isoform X5: MLDFHEQPVGMPKMEKVFLHNPSSDETITLISISATTSHFHASFFQNRKILPGGNTSFDVVFLARVVGNVENTLFINTSNHGVFTYQVFGVGIPNPYRLRPFIGARVPVNSSFSPLINIHNPHSEPLQVVEMYSSGGDLHLELPTGQQGGTKKLWEIPPYETKGVMRASFSSREADNHTAFIRIKTNASDSAEFIILPVEVEVTTAPGIYSSIEMLDFGTLRTQDVPKVLNLHLLNSGTKDVPITSVRSTPQNDAITVHFKPITLKASESKYTKVASISFDASKAKKPSQFSGKITVKAKEKSYSKLEIPYQAEVLDGYLGFDHAATLFHIRDSPSDPVERPIFLTNTFNFAVLIHDVLLPEDAKTMFKIQNFSSNVLISPGESRYIFSLTFTPSTSSVHIDSNILLITNASKFHLPIRAYTGFLDYFVLPPKPEERFLEFGILSATESSSLLIALLNNNPIELAIKSWHIIGDSLAIELLATERGNRSSIIASLPEIENSTASDRTSVILTSGYYAVFRVTLTAKDLEGFYDGGIQITTDYEILTVPVKAVIAVGSLTCSPKYITLPPSFPGKLVHQSLNLMSSFSQKVKIQQIRSLSEDVRFFYKRLRSNKDELEPGKKSKIANIYFDAALNCGNHCYVGLPFLSKNEMKTQHHVAMQEDVWDTDWDNYENLYKKWSQIRENSNIPEAVFEVDTDLQKNVLSEVKAELIWPSIVSSSRHIYFPLTNTNSSSEEEIALENPADVSVNVQILPLALYANSSLVLDRILERFDISKSLNIDLKTLEFKVFRKNVQPVQSSQGFVEGPSSRQSVLNIILKPGEKKNVNIRFTPVLNKTVSSLLIVRNNLTIIDVITVKGQGANENIKIAGKTPGPGSSLRFKITEAFLKECSDKIKPREPNFTLKRTFKVENTGQLQVTIKSMEISGYSCEGYGFKILNCQEFALGPNSSKEIVILFTPDFTSSRVIRELKIVTTGGSEFVFILNASLPYHMLASCAEALPRPNWELALYVVISGIMSLLFLLVIGTAYLEAQGIWEPFRRRLSFEASNPPFQLGRPFDLRRIVGISTENNFNSSGSDSNSSANRGIYGGNSGSRTTSNHKQSNPAASVHKNASDVEAVRAKSSSVSNRMSTQVSTTQTSSKASSPTTDSATHSSSLTRRSRGTKPNFPPPQGPSLQEQLVPTQPPTVPQTQPEQPADISRTGHCNTSHPEYFGSGGSNSRHSSDDSDITNLIEVMDKDFENSEPPPSDVFSEQPPSPAAKNKGKGKALQHKVKFQKKQEEKERRGKAKTHEDDLKDSLADDDSSSTTTETSNPDTEPLLKEEPEKTKGKQAINDKIESEISKIKHKSKKGLSPNKKENVIEVKPSSLELPYTTPLENKQHKNFSKISVQHSAVNGSKPRNLQKTRGTTSKLMENRQSMLAKLLPSRTGQELGNTSSSEGEKDSPPPEWDSVPIHKAGSSADSLYKLSVQTHNADDFLKQRQTSPAPTSPSPPPALGYGGRSSYSSIVNSPSSHEFRINSTVTKPKLTKASSLPGRNGNPTFAAVAAGYDKNPGGSGLSKSSAVKSDLSNSINMSHTISVDSDNSDSSGLWSPVSSPNSPDYVALNSFSAFGPSNSFNLTGEVFSKLSFPRNTYAQESQKKWTDFESTSSIWDPPATDAVPTWPTSTGSPTHVTSSILGNSGSLWSPTIPFSSSIWSSNPSTTLPYTTPANPLPGIDLIGGESTCPTSSSTSASHSSENLPGQTYDPWKIWSPTIGRRSSDPWSNSHYPTEN, encoded by the exons GCCAGTAGGAATGCCTAAAATGGAGAAAGTTTTCTTGCACAATCCTAGTTCAGATGAAACTATAACTTTAATATCTATATCAGCAACAACATCACATTTTCATGCATCTTTTTTTCAAAATAGG AAAATTCTCCCAGGTGGGAACACATCGTTTGATGTGGTGTTTCTTGCAAGAGTTGTGGGAAACGTAGAAAATACTTTATTTATTAACACCTCAAATCATGGGGTTTTCACCTATCAG GTTTTTGGAGTTGGGATCCCCAACCCATATCGATTGCGCCCATTTATTGGGGCAAGAGTTCCTGTAAATAGCAGTTTCTCACCTTTAATTAATATTCACAACCCCCACAGTGAACCTCTACAG GTTGTAGAAATGTATTCCAGTGGGGGTGATCTACATTTAGAGCTTCCAACTGGCCAGCAAGGAGGCACCAAGAAATTATGG gaaatacCACCTTATGAAACAAAGGGTGTAATGCGTGCAAGTTTCTCTTCTCGAGAGGCTGACAATCACACTGCCTTCATTAGAATAAAAACCAATGCATCTGACAGCGCAGAGTTCATTATCCTTCCTGTGGAGGTGGAAGTCACAACAG ctcCTGGCATTTATTCGTCAATAGAAATGCTAGATTTTGGTACATTACGAACACAAG ATGTTCCGAAAGTTTTAAATCTACACTTGCTAAATTCAGGAACTAAAGATGTTCCAATAACA AGCGTTCGGTCTACACCACAGAATGATGCAATAACTGTTCACTTCAAGCCCATAACATTAAAAGCGTCTGAGAGTAAATACACCAAAGTTGCAAGTATAAGTTTTGATG CATCAAAAGCTAAGAAACCATCACAGTTTTCTGGTAAAATTACGGTCAAGGCAAAAGAGAAGAGTTACTCAAAACTTGAAATTCCATATCAAGCAGAAGTGTTGGATGG GTACTTGGGATTTGATCATGCTGCCACATTATTTCACATCCGAGATAGTCCGTCAGACCCAGTGGAAAGGCCAATCTTTTTGACAAATACCTTTAATTTTGCTGTACTTATCCACGATGTTCTTTTACCTGAAGATGCAAAGACAATGTTCAAA ATCCAGAATTTCAGTTCAAATGTATTAATTTCTCCAGGGGAGTCAAGATATATATTTTCATTAACGTTCACACCATCTACATCTTCCGTTCATATAGACAGCAATATATTACTTATCACCAATGCGTCAAAATTTCACCTCCCTATAAGAGCATACACAGGTTTTTTAGAT TACTTTGTTTTACCTCCTAAACCAGAAGAACGGTTTCTAGAATTTGGTATCCTAAGTGCAACAGAATCGAGCAGTCTTCTAATAGCTTTATTAAATAATAATCCCATAGAG TTGGCCATTAAAAGCTGGCATATCATTGGAGACAGTCTTGCCATAGAACTTCTAGCAACAGAAAGGGGAAACAGGAGCAGCATAATAGCAAGCCTTCCAGAGATTGAAAATTCCACTGCATCTGACCGCACTTCA GTTATATTAACTTCAGGTTATTATGCAGTGTTTCGTGTGACATTGACCGCAAAAGACCTTGAAGGATTCTATGATGGAGGCATCCAGATAACCACAGATTATGAG atattgacagtccCTGTGAAGGCTGTGATTGCTGTGGGATCATTAACTTGCTCCCCAAAGTACATTACTCTTCCACCTTCCTTTCCG GGAAAATTAGTTCATCAGAGTCTGAATCTTATGAGTTCCTTCTCACAGAAGGTGAAAATACAACAAATACGCTCCTTATCGGAGGACGTCAGATTTTTTTATAAGAGATTGAGGAGCAATAAAGATGAATTAGAGCCTGGGAAGAAATCAAAG ATAGCCAATATATATTTTGATGCTGCTTTAAATTGTGGTAACCACTGTTATGTTGGACTTCCATTTTTATCAAAAA ATGAGATGAAGACTCAACACCATGTAGCAATGCAAGAGGATGTTTGGGACACTGATTGGGATAACTATGAAAATCTTTATAAGAAGTGGTCTCAAATCCGTGAAAATTCTAATAT ACCTGAAGCTGTGTTTGAGGTTGACACTGATCTTCAGAAAAATGTCCTTTCTGAGGTTAAAGCAGAGCTGATATGGCCATCTATTGTCAGCTCATCTCGCCATATATACTTTCCGCTAACAAATACCAACTCCTCTTCG GAAGAAGAAATTGCACTAGAGAACCCTGCTGATGTATCTGTAAATGTCCAGATCCTCCCACTGGCACTTTATGCTAACAGTTCTTTGGTGCTAGACAGGATATTAGAAAG GTTCGATATTAGTAAATCTCTAAATATAGATCTGAAGACACTTGAATTCAAAGTATTCAGAAAAAAT GTGCAACCCGTACAGAGCAGTCAAGGTTTTGTGGAAGGACCATCATCACGCCAGTCAGTTCTTAATATTATTCTTAAGCCTGGAGAGAAGAAAAACGTTAACATTCGATTCACTCCAGTGCTTAATAAAACTGTATCGTCATTACTCATAGTCAG GAATAATTTAACGATCATTGATGTAATAACAGTGAAAGGGCAAGGAGCAAATGAGAACATTAAGATTGCTGGGAAAACCCCTGGTCCAGGAAGCTCCTTAAGGTTTAAAATTACagaagcctttcttaaagagtgCTCGGACA AAATAAAGCCCAGAGAACCAAACTTCACTCTTAAGAGAACATTCAAGGTTGAGAACACTGGGCAGCTTCAAGTCACAATAAAAAGCATGGAAATCAGTGGGTATTCCTGTGAAGGATATGGATTCAAGATCTTGAATTGTCAGGAGTTTGCACTAGGTCCCAATTCTTCTAAGGAAATTGTCATATT GTTTACACCAGATTTCACCTCCTCACGAGTGATTCGTGAACTAAAGATTGTTACAACAGGAGGTTCTGAATTTGTTTTTATACTGAATGCATCGCTTCCTTACCACATGCTGGCCTCATGTGCAGAAGCACTTCCCCGGCCCAATTGGGAGTTGGCGCTGTATGTCGTTATCTCAGGAATTATGAG TTTGCTGTTTCTTTTGGTTATTGGAACAGCCTACTTAGAAGCTCAAGGAATATGGGAGCCGTTCAGAAGGCGACTCTCTTTTGAGGCATCAAATCCTCCTTTTCAGTTGGGCCGACCTTTTGATCTCAGGAGGATAGTTGGCATATCAACAGAAAACAA CTTTAACTCTTCTGGAAGTGACTCAAACAGTAGCGCTAACAGAGGTATATATGGTGGGAATTCAGGCTCCAGAACCACCAGTAACCACAAGCAGAGCAACCCAGCAGCCAGTGTACACAAGAATGCATCTGATGTAGAAGCAGTTCGAGCAAAATCATCCAGTGTATCCAACAGAATGTCTACACAAGTGTCTACAACACAGACATCTAGCAAAGCTTCTTCTCCAACCACAGACTCTGCTACTCACAGTTCATCTTTAACAAGACGTTCCCGAGGAACAAAACCCAATTTTCCACCACCACAAGGACCCAGCTTACAGGAGCAGCTTGTGCCAACACAACCACCAACAGTGCCTCAGACACAGCCAGAGCAACCAGCAGATATATCCCGAACAGGGCACTGTAACACTTCTCACCCAGAGTACTTTGGAAGTGGTGGTAGTAATAGTAGGCACAGTTCAGATGACTCCGATATAACTAATCTCATAGAAGTAATGGATAAAGATTTTGAGAATTCTGAACCTCCTCCATCAGACGTGTTTTCTGAACAACCTCCATCTCCCGCAGCAAAAAATAAAG GGAAAGGCAAAGCTCTTCAGCACAAAGTGAAATTTCAGAAGAAACAGGAAGAGAAAGAAAGACGAGGAAAAGCCAAAACACATGAAGATGATCTAAAGGACTCTCTTGCAGATGATGACAGCTCTTCTACCACCACTGAAACTTCCAATCCTGATACTGAGCCACTTCTCAAAGAG GAGCCTGAAAAAACAAAGGGAAAACAAGCCATCAATGATAAAATAGAAAGCGAAATTAGTAAAATAAAACACAAGAGCAAGAAAGGTCTTAGCCCCAACAAAAAGGAGAATGTAATTGAAGTTAAACCAAG TTCTTTGGAATTGCCCTATACCACCCCCCTGGAAAATAAACAGCATAAGAATTTCTCCAAAATTTCAGTTCAGCACTCCGCAGTAAATGGTTCAAAACCAAGAAATCTGCAGAAAACAAGAG GTACTACCAGTAAGCTAATGGAGAACAGGCAGTCAATGTTGGCGAAGCTTCTTCCTAGCCGTACTGGTCAGGAGCTAGGCAATACCAGCAGCTCAGAAGGAGAGAAAGATTCCCCACCTCCAGAGTGGGACTCAGTGCCAATACATAAAGCAGGCAGCT CAGCAGACAGCCTTTACAAGCTATCTGTCCAGACCCACAATGCTGATGACTTTTTAAAGCAACGGCAAACCTCAccagctcctacctctccttcaccacctccagcactGGGCTATGGGGGAAGAAGTAGCTACAGCAGCATTGTTAACAGCCCAAGCAGTCA TGAGTTCAGAATTAATTCTACCGTCACCAAACCTAAGCTGACTAAAGCATCATCTTTACCCGGAAGGAATGGCAATCCCACGTTTGCAGCTGTAGCTGCAGGATACGACAAGAACCCAG GTGGCAGTGGATTATCAAAGTCATCTGCAGTGAAAAGTGACCTTTCTAACAGCATCAACATGTCACATACAATCTCTGTTGACAGCGATAACTCTGATAG TTCTGGCTTGTGGAGCCCCGTCAGCAGCCCCAACAGCCCGGATTATGTTGCGCTCAACTCATTCTCTGCTTTTGGACCAAGCAATTCCTTCAATTTAACAGGAG AAGTTTTTAGCAAACTTTCTTTTCCACGAAACACATATGCTCAAGAATCTCAAAAGAAATGGACAGATTTTGAATCCACATCCTCAATCTGGGATCCTCCTGCTACAGATGCTGTACCTACATGGCCTACCAGCACTGGATCTCCGACCCACGTTACATCT